Genomic window (Flavobacterium oreochromis):
TTCTAATTTTTGAAATTTTCCTATGTTATCTATTTTTGAAATTTCACAACTAGAAATTGATAATTCTTTAAGATTTTCTGCTAAAGGCAATAACAATTCAAAATTATTTATTTTAATATCTTTTTCTTGTGACCCTCTTAAATATAATGCTATTATGTTTCCTTGTTGGTCTGTTTTATATGTACTTTGAAACATTAAATCCTCTTTTGATTCAATGATTTCAAAATAAATTTCTTTTTCTAAATATTTTATAAGTGGGTGCATTTTATTTTTTTTAGCTTTTCACAAAAATAAAAACACCCAGCATTAAAAACTAATAACTGGGTGTGGTACACAAATTAAAAACGAATTATTTCGCTTTGTTTTTTATAGTAAACAAAAATCAAACCAAGTATTATAAAGTAATAAATTTACAGCTGAGAACTCATTTCTTGTTTTTTTATGTCTTCAATTAGTCTTGCTTTAGCAGCATCCATAAATTTATCCACCTCTTCAGTGTCACAAGAATAATTACCATATTCATGATATTCATAAGCTATCGTAATATTGGAAGGAAGCTCTTTGTCTATAGATTTAAAGGCATCTCCAACGCCAAAATTCACAATACAATCTTTTGCTATCCCTTTAAAATGCTCCTTTTCGACAGTAGTTATCTCTGTATATCCTAGATGAATAATTTCGATATTTTTTAAACCCTCTAGACCTTCAATTTTAGAGATGGGATTCTTGGATAAATTTAAATATCTAAGATTAGTTAAGCCTTCTAATCCCTCTATTTCAGGAATATCATTCTCTAATAGACTTAAAATCTCTAATTTTTTTAGTTTATCTAATCCTGAAATTTGATCTAGATATGTCTCATCAAGAGAAAGAGTCTTTAAATTTGTTAAATTTCCTAAGGCTTCAATACTATCTAAAATAGTATTATTTAAGTTCAAAACTTCCAAATTTTCAAATTTGTTTAAAGAGGTTAGCTTGTCTGGATCAAACAGTACAGATGTACGCATATCTAAAACCGTAAGATTGGGCATTATCTCAATATCTTCAAAATGTACAATACATGTATCACCAATATTAAGTTTTTTTAAATTTTTTAATTTTTCAAGTCCTTATTATCGAAGTAATTTCCGTCGAACTTAAATTTAAATGTTCTAACTTTTCTAAAGGATGCAAAAACTCAAATTGGGTATTTGAACTTATATTGGTTCCGAATAATCGTAAGTAAGTAAGATTGGTTAGTTCACTAATCGCATCAAAATCTGAAATGGGATTTCCAGCTAAATCTAAATACTCTAATTTTTTAAACTGGTCTATAGAATTTATATTGGAAATATAACCTCCTGTTATACTCAGCTTTTTTAAATGTTCAGCTATGGGCAACAATAAATCAAAATCTTTTATGATAGGATCTCCTGACATAGAAGCTTCTAAGAACAAATTGGTAATATTTCCTTGATTATCTATAGCATATGTACTCTTAAATGGTATGAAATTATGTGATTCTATAATTTCTATATCTAATTCTTTTGCTAAATAGTTTATAAATGCGTTCATTATATTTTTTTAAAACATCTATTAGCTAAAACTAAACATAGTTTCGTTATAAATCAAAAATCTATCAAGTATTTAGATGTTTTTTCACTAGCTTAATTGTCCAAGTGTGCTCTTCTAACATTTTCAGGATCTTCACCTGTTATTTTACAAACTTTTTCTAGTAATTCTGGAGCAAAAAAATGACTGCCTATTTTAGTGCCATCCTCATTAAAATTAGCAAAATAAACACTAGTAGCACCGTAACTCAAAGATTCTGTTTCCACATTACCATTTTCAAAAAACTGTATATCCCAGCCTATTTGTTCTCCGTTAACATACTCACATTCTCCTACAATTTGTCCATTCCTGTAATAACCACTTATTTTAAAACCAGTAAACGGTTGTCCTTGGTAATCATATTCAACTCCATAATAATCATTCCCTTTTGTATATTTTAAATCTTCTGTATCAACTCTCAGTTTATGAGGCATTCTTCTTGTTTGCATAATTTAGTTTTTATTGGTAACTGTCAGATTAAATATTAACTATTACATTTAATATATATAGTTTCATTATTTTTTAAATATCAAGATCATTAACCTTTTTATTTTCTTTTATAACTTGCTGGATTATTCCTTCTCTTGTCTTATTAATATGATTCATTAATTTTTTATCAAAAATCACTTGGCTAAACATTCCATTTTCATCTAAACTATGTTTTTTGATTTCTAAAATTTCGAGTTTGCTTATATCATTATAATCCAGATGATTCCCATGTCCGCCTAGTTCTTTAAATTCTTTACTGTATTTATGAACAGGAATACCATTATCTAAACCATTGAAATCAAATTTGTATTTTTTTACAAAAATAAAAACACCCAGCATTAAAAACTAATAACTGGGTGTGGTACACAAATTAAAAACGAATCTTGTCTCGTTTTGTTTTTTAATATTTGTAAAAAGACTTACTCAAACTTATTTGTATTTCCTTATCTAATAAGTAAGGCTTACAACTAAGAATTCCCATTTTTGTGTTTTATATGCTCCAAATGAGTAGTTTCAACTTTATTTAGATAATTATTTAGCATTTTTAATCAATTTTTCAATTAAATCTATGTCGGCTTCTTTATCTATATCTAAATTGTTAAAAAAAAGAAAAGGGTATTCTGACGCATTTAATGAGGATATATAAAGGATTTCTTTATAAGCTTTAGATCTAATATTACTAGAATAGTTTTTGTTTTTAAAAATAGAATACATAAACTGCATTACTCTTTTGTCATTTTTAAATAGATATAATGCTCCATAACCAGATAAAGCTGCATATCTCAAATCATCACTTTCTTTTTCATTCATAAAAAAACCGAGAACTACCTCTTTGTATTTTTCAATACGCCAATAATTTAATAAAACTTTTATTGCATCTTCTCTAATTATTTCTCTTGGATCATATAAAAATGGCTCAATCTCTTTGGCTAATATTTGTTCTTCTTCAAAGGTTAAAACGGTTCTTTTGCCTAAATCAATAAGTTTATTTCCTAAAGCATCTTGATCGTTTTTTAGCAATTGAAGATCTTCAATATGTTTTTTTACAGTTTCATTCATATTTATGGAATATTATAAATTAAAATTTGTATTATCTAATAGGGTTTTTGCCTAGTGGATTATAAGAATTTATAAAACTACCTTTTAGGGTTGTTAATTCTTCTCTTAGTTTACTAAGTCTATTAATTTCTGCATTATTTATATTTTTAGTTGATTTCGCAAAATAGCTAATTTGTTTGTTTAATTCATTAGTTGCATTATCAATACTATTCAATGCGCCTTCAACTTCTGAGATATGATCAAAAATTCTTCCTCTAGCATCTAAAATTTGCGCTCCTCTTTGCTCTTTTATAGCACCTGCTAAATCATCTGGTTTTAGATTTTTAATTACGGAATTTCTAGCTTTTTCTAAATATACTTTCAAAGTTTCATTTTTTATATTTGTAAAATCTTCAGTTCTCCATTTTTTTAAAAAAATTAATTCTTTTTTTAGTCCATTTATTTACATTTAGTAATTCTTTAGGAGTTATCTTGGGAGTATTTAAACCTACATCTGTTATGTAATCTTCGGCAGATCCTATAGTTTTAATTTTTTCTTTTTTGATATTAGTCTCAGCTACCTTAGACAAGTCCCCATCTAAATGCTCTTTTGGTATTGTTTTTTCTGTTTTTAGTTCAATTGCTTTATCTGCTGGATTAGAAAAAGACTGCTTACTCCCTGGTAAATTTCTTTCTGTGTCAATGAACTCACTATGTTGGTCGGGGTTAAATTTAGCATTTTTATCGGGTGTAGTTACTGTTTTTCGTCTTTCAATTTCTTCAAGTGCATTTTCTGCTTGTTTTTCTAGATGGGCAGCTAGCTCGGCTTCATCTGCAGCACGTAATACTTTTGCACCTCGTTTTCCATATTTAGCCAAGGCATATAAACCTGAGGAACATTTATACTGTCCCCTAAAAAAAAC
Coding sequences:
- a CDS encoding leucine-rich repeat domain-containing protein; its protein translation is MPNLTVLDMRTSVLFDPDKLTSLNKFENLEVLNLNNTILDSIEALGNLTNLKTLSLDETYLDQISGLDKLKKLEILSLLENDIPEIEGLEGLTNLRYLNLSKNPISKIEGLEGLKNIEIIHLGYTEITTVEKEHFKGIAKDCIVNFGVGDAFKSIDKELPSNITIAYEYHEYGNYSCDTEEVDKFMDAAKARLIEDIKKQEMSSQL
- a CDS encoding leucine-rich repeat domain-containing protein, with translation MNAFINYLAKELDIEIIESHNFIPFKSTYAIDNQGNITNLFLEASMSGDPIIKDFDLLLPIAEHLKKLSITGGYISNINSIDQFKKLEYLDLAGNPISDFDAISELTNLTYLRLFGTNISSNTQFEFLHPLEKLEHLNLSSTEITSIIRT